In the Paralichthys olivaceus isolate ysfri-2021 chromosome 17, ASM2471397v2, whole genome shotgun sequence genome, one interval contains:
- the LOC109629629 gene encoding cAMP-responsive element modulator — translation MAVTGDETETGSTGDFTACQLHKPSSSLPQGMAGASPHGSKRAGEDAVQKKALRLMKNREAARECRRKKKEYVKCLENRVAVLENQNKTLIEELRALKDIYRHKVE, via the exons ATGGCTGTAACTGGGGATGAGACAGAAACAG GCTCCACAGGTGACTTCACCGCCTGCCAGCTGCACAAACCCAGCTCCAGCCTCCCACAGGGGATGGCAGGGGCCAGCCCTCACGGCTCcaagagagcaggagaggatgCTGTACAAAAGAAAGCGCTCCGCTTGATGAAGAACAG GGAGGCCGCCCGGGAGTGTCGACGAAAGAAGAAGGAATACGTCAAATGCCTCGAAAATCGCGTGGCCGTGCTGGAAAATCAAAACAAGACTCTGATTGAGGAGCTCCGAGCCTTGAAAGACATCTATCGACACAAAGTCGAGTGA